From the genome of Phlebotomus papatasi isolate M1 chromosome 2, Ppap_2.1, whole genome shotgun sequence:
atatgacataaatgttaaacaaaacgaataaacaacagtcacctcattgtgtttttcattagaaaatatggtcgatcgaagaaaaattcgatggtgaaaatgtacacttttaatttttctgagaaattaacaaattaaaatttgtgaatatgaatcgattttcgctttatttgtagcaaaattaactaaataatgaaactgtggtacaTATGGTACAtactaaataataatttagtactgtaattATCGTCAAAACAATGACGTTTACATTTGGAGTAGCCAAGAATTTctatttgaagcaggtttttgAATTAGCTAATTTAccctattaaaataattataattctcAGAATTATATTATCAACAAATAAATACGGAAATATCAGTTGATCATTTATTTGGCTCCCAAAGAAAACCTGAACGCGACAGGTTTGTGAACAGTGCTTATTTAGAAATCcaaattcttcaaatttagTAATACCAATTAAAAGAGTTTCGTGAAACGAGAAAGACTATTTCGTTTATAAATCAGCAAGTAGcaaaaacaaactttttaaatttatcacaatACACAATCACTTTAGCAAGAAATTGACCTGATTTTCAATATGGTTTAATTAATCACAATTAAAATTTCTGAGTTTTATAGTTACTgaaatttatattcttttataGAAACTTACTGTCATACATCTTTCTCAATGagcttatttttcttatttttttttttttttttaaaggaaatgtgTTTTTCGAGCCACTCATCGTCTAAAAGCTATTTTGTGGTAGTACACATAGAGAAAACTGGGCTTTTAATGGCGGGCATGGGGTAATTTGTAACAATTTAGATTCGCATTATGGCTCTTATGGGTTCTTATAAATTAAAGAAACATCCATTATTTGATAGATTTGATAtattattggaaatttatttctctataCCTAAATGAGCTGATCGCCCGACTTCAGCTAGGAGTGGATGATAGAAGTGTGGAATTAATATTAAAGAAATGTGTAGGTGATGAAGATAAGGAGAGGATTGCCGCAGTTATCAATTATATGAGAGTGAACAATATGGATTTGTGAGTGAGAACTATCTAGGACCGTGGCCCAATGTACTTTAAAAGTAAGGACGAAAGGGCAGGGTGGAAAAAATTGACCTTGTCATAGACGATATTTTTCCATCTTAACCAGAAATATGCTTACCACTCGGTTAAAGAAATGTTTTGTCTCATTAGAAAAAGCGACCTGAAGACGAAATAATCGGTTAGCCATTTTCACCCCACGTGCCCTTATTGGATAATGATTGGAGTAAATTATGAATCCAtattgatatttaaaaattgtttttgtccatttataaaaaattccatgcaaaataagaaaaataatctggGTAACACAAGGTAAGGTGTTATTTGGTTTGCCTTATTTTCATGCATTTGGTCAATAATTAGTtgttcttttttcaaatttaaagcaATGCATTAAATcaagtacttattaagtgcttagggtagactggggcaaaaaatcacagattgaaaatttgaaaattcaatatcttctaagATAAAAGAGTTAGCGGCTTCAAAGTTTTTCCGTAGATggtctccatagaccttcttcaaagtcttAAGctttttagaattcgaacaaggagttgagaaaataaaaaaaaatattgaaattattagccctatttttgaaatgctttCCTTACAGcggatatcaatttttacccacttattttccaaaattgatgcactggtaaatatttcctaaatgatttggattctttgaatacgaagaaactatctattttagaattttacaaagattcttatctccagaaattcttttattaaaattggccatttggggtaaaaagtaacaaaaggtatggagcaaaaagtaacaaaaactgaagcaatttctgatgtctcacggcgagaagaaacgtcatttccatgtcaCGCcgatttttgtttgcattggtcaaacgatttgtgtgttattttctaaaatagcttgaaaagcgcttttctcgttttgaCAGAGAAAACAGTGTTTTATAAAGGTGTAGagtaataaatttcctatgaaaatatgtcatctaggtatttttttttttaatttacggaagcccgtagaaaagaaaatcaaaatttgataatatcccatgcatgttactatttgccccagcatttttgagaatggtcacaaaattaaatttaagaaaatagcTCGTTTTATTAATTTCCTTGCAAAATATAGGAACATCGCTTTCACTaaattgtagagcagtaaatttcctataaaactgcgccaattagaaatttttggggcGCTACGGTAGCttgtagaaaaattaaatatccgttttgtgactttttgccccagtctcccctacttaatgCGTTATTCGGGAGGGACGACTGTTGTCATTATCATGGATAACTTCTTCcagtcaaattttttttaatttctatatgtaggggaatgtaggcatggttcgcacagagtgaaccttcaaacgatgcgaattttctaatttctaattctaaaacgatgcgaattttcgaatttaccatttctcatctcgtttcatgagttTAATAATTATCTTATGGCtatatcttatggctaagaaatgacgaactagctctttgcaaacaaagagaaaatttgcgttgtttgaaggttcactctatgagaaccatgccaacattcccctaatatttttctcttttattaatCCTGGGACGCAATGCGATCAAGAATCGAACAGAAGACCTCCGCGCCATGAAACTAACTCTCATTGAGCTATTTTGACTTCTGACTGTAAAATGTATCTATGATTAGGCAGATTGAATGAGCTTTTTCACCATTTTGCTTTGAAACTTTGCTATCACTGCTAAGCCGGCGGCGGACTTGAAATTTGCAGAGTTCGGTGGATAAATCAACCTAAATCTTATTTAAACACAAAAGATTAGAAAATTGTTAAGAGACTATATTGAAATTCCTTACTTATCAGCCTTTCCATCGTTGATATGAATCCTTCTACAAATGGTAATAtctgaagaaaaaataatacacACAATTGTGCCATTATAGTCTCTCGATCCACCCTCTAAAACTAAAATACTTTATGAGTGAATGAAGAAAAGGGAAAAGGCAAAATTTATTCCTTTTCTTCcccattttttttgttgctcttCTTGGATggacgtttttttttgtggtccATGGCTCCAATGATGGTGTTGGAAGATGAGTCGATCGCAGAGtgtgattattattattcacgAGATCGAATCTCTTTTATTTGGACGCAGCGGCGTCGTCGTCTCCTCCGCATAAGCGACCGCCGTGTCGGGTCACGAGGGTCACCATCaaacaatttgtaaaatttccATCGACATCACCTCATCCTCTCCTTTGCCCATAGAGTCTCCTCCAGACAATGTCTCTCAACCTTTTTTGTCTTACTTCAACCCAGTCACTGTAACCAATAATTCCCTCTTCTTTCGCCTTCCTAAATAATACCACATATCGCGGATATATTGTATGTGTAAAAGAACAATTTAATAATCAAATTGAATTGTATCTACAAGTTGGATGAGATTCGAGGAGAGAAAAATCACATGTGCTTTACAGGAACAGAGTTGCTggggcaaaggaaaaaaaaagactgtAAAGATCTTTAGAAAGTGGTAAGGAGGGAGGGAATTACCAGAATGGAAAATTATGAGAAGGAATTATATACCATTTCTGGAGATCTCCACCTTCATTCACTCAATCGCTGGTCGTTTTTTTCTGTGTCTACACATCAATTGAATACAATTTGTCTATCAATATGTAAAATCATCTCTAGGGACACGTTCGGAGAATCATTTCCGGATGATGTTGGCAGCTATCAAGACACCAAATTTACTCTTTTGTTGATGATGTTTCACATTGTTCAGAAGATATGTTCTTACACTGACTGTTATTCGTCAGAAAAAAAGTCAATGATGGGGATATGAAGCTATATTGCTTGCTTTTCATTCACCCAATTGGGTTTAAATTACTCCATTTATTTAGAAgagttatttaaataaatttttagttaagATAAGTTCTgaaattaatcattttatttataaaactatcttagggcagaatcacattgacaataaaatgctcgccgtagcctcactgtattttattaatttacacattttcattgcaattcttactcaaattttccattaccgtattaccttatctcatactcggtgatcCTAGGtggaaataatataagaaaattgaagaaatataacgaaaattctataaacgatgagcaaaaaaactacgaataatttctcttacagtttcttttttactcaccgtttatcgaattttcgttttatttctacagattttctaatattattttcacagggccaccgagtatgacataaggtaatatggtaattgagaatttgcgtaagaaaagaattgcaatgaaaatgcgtaaattaacgaaatacggtgataattttactgtcaatgtgattctgcccttaattcttttttttttataaatcataaaggtcaattttatgtaaaaaacaattttttccattttttaatttaaattttaaatttgtattttctgaTATTAGCTGTAGAGCATTTCTATTAATGCATCAGAAATCTCTTATGTTAATAGAAATGGTACTAtcccaaagaaaaatgaaaaaaaaagaaatctataagaaacattttttagtacctggctgttctcatgtgcttctgcataatcgactttcgtttgtgttggttcttgtcaagACTGCTTAGTGGTTTTGGAACACGATGAGGACAGAGAAAGTAGTCGTGATTAGAACCAACATAAGAAAAGTCGATATCGCAGAAGTACAtaagaacagccatgtactaaaaatattttttggagaataatttaccattttcattttaaatatcaGAATAATAGACGAGATCTGTAAGGTTGCATCGCATCGGTAATTGTCGTATTAGAGTTATGATTATTTgtctaatatttaagaaatattttatttaactctttATAGAAAAAAGATCTAAATATTCAAGAATTACCTTGTAATTGttaatatatttaaatgaaaatgcaCAATGCAATGTTTAGCCTCTGCTGGCGGATTCTATAGTATCCAAATCTTCTTCGTCTTCCACATCTCCCAAATCATCTGAACCGAACAGTTCCTTTGCCTTACAGAGAATTGGGTCCTTGGTGGGCTCGTAAGGATTATCCTTGGAGGGAATTTCCAGAACAATCGGAAGCAAAGAAGTGTGAGTATCAATTTCATGTCGAATGAGCTCAGCGAGGTTCTGAGTGATTAGAATGATGTCGATATCTTCGCGCTTAAGAAATTCTTTGAAGCACTTCTCAATTTCGCTTACGGAAGTTTCCTTGTCCACGACCATGAAATTGGGATCGTCATTTTCATTGATCTCGCCAATTCCACCAAGTAGGAATCCCACAATTGTATCTTCATCTGCAATTACTGATATCAATTTGCCCTCAATTATTGATTCAAGGGATTCAATATCGAGACTGCGAGACATTTTTCACAGAGGAAATTTTTCAGGATTAAGAAAACAACGGGGGTCAGCTGACtttaatttcaataattaaaaaaaaaacactttgcaAACTTAAAGGGagcattaaaataattacagtAAAAACGTACaaagttcaaaatttaaaatagatatttttataattgtttATTGCAATTATATTCTAGGAAAATTACTTATAAGAAtgatacataaaatttaatgaattaacTAAAATGTTATTACAGAGCAAAGGTAGTCAAATACGTTGCTTGTCCATCGATAATAAAATATTCGGCATATTCGATCATCTTATACACTGTTATGAATTAAGATGATGATTTAATTGAGgtaatttacattaaatttaaaaacataaataaattggaaaacaatatatttaaaaattgaacgaAATTAAGACGCTAGTCAGgtcattttaaaaatcttaaatttatgtTAAGCAAAATAAATGTTTGTGTGACAGAATCTCTGaaacagcaattttttttatagaaaaattatatgACTTGCATTGCAAATGAGAAGTAGTTCAGTAAAAATGGTtttcagaaaattgaaaatgaccaGTAATGGCTCCTGTAAaacttttagaccaggaaaatttcaaagttcttttctttattaaacATATTGCATATGTTTGTTTTACTCTTACGCATTTTTCTGcttcttcttctcttgaacatcaaatgaaatttgattttgcaaaacgtttaagaggaagatgtgaattttggtttcatgaaattttcttgatattaAAGATGTCCTGAGGcacattaattatttttttcaacaaacaaaattaatttccttTAATAGCCTTTTATAAATATAACTTAAGATAaggatttaaatataaattgaaattgttgaCACACTCAGAAGAAGAGTTCAAAAGTGTGCAAaacggtccaacctttcgccacaaTTGAGACCCATACCATCGACTAGATATtagcaaaggtaacaacttttgttccgggaccatcCCCAAAAGTATGAAAGAAAAGAATTAAGCACAAAACTTATGCTTAAGAAAGAATGGGTTGAATTATCTTACAAAACTCCTTTTtctcattaggggagactggggcaaaaagtcacaaaacggatattttatttttttacaagctactcgagcgtttcaaaatttctaattcgcgcagttttataggaaatttatcgctctacaactttgtgaaagtaattttcctctattttgtaaggaaatacgtttatcgagccaatttctaaaaggtaattttgtgactattctcaaaaatgctggggcaaatagtaccagacatagGGTATTATCATAATTTGATTCGCTTctttacaggcttccgtaaatttgaaaaagaacctagaggacatattttcatagaaaatttattcatctacacctttgtaaaacattgttttctctgcgataaaagtgagaaaatgagaaaatcgcttttcaagctattttagaaaaaaatatacaaaagacggcaaatcgtttgaccaatgcaaacaagaagcggcgagacatgatataatgacgtttcttttcgccgtgagacatcagaaattgcttcgcttttttgttactttttgctctaaactttttgttactttttaccccaaatggccatttttaataaaaggatttctggagaaaagaacttttgtgaaattttaaaatggataGCGGATTCGAttacaaaaaatccaaattaattagaaaatattcaccagcgcatcaattttagaaaataaagtaggtaataatttttatcttcTGCTaggaaaatatatcaaaaataggcctaaaactttcgatattttttattttctaaattctttgttcgaattctaagaatcTTACGATATTGAGTAAGGCCTATATATAGGCtatcaatagaaaaaaaattgagccgctatcttttttatcttggaagatattgaattttgaatttttcgatttgtaaatttttgcctcagtctcccctaacgATTTTCTCTTACGTTGTTGGTGACTAAGAGGAATTTCTAAGGGAGGACTTAAAGAAAAGTTACATAGAACACACTTATGTCGCACATTAACTTTGActagaatttcattaagattcgTTAAGCCATTTCCgagaaataaaatgtcaaatgaaTCTTCGGAAGGAGATCTGTAAttcccaaggactgacagtTCTTTTGGCTTTGGTCTTGGtcgttttggtaatttttaaatcatacaaatttctacaaaataGGCCTAGTCTCAACTCTGTCGAAGGGTTAGACCAATTCCcgtatttttctactttttgtcCTTTGATTTCACAGACCAAAATTGAATGTTTCGCTAGTTAAAGTTATTGTTCCATTAACAGTTCCAATTTCCTTATAGACCGACCAAACatattttttacctttaagggaAACCTTTGTAgtttcgtaatgttgcagcttcataaaatttaattttttttctattttactaaATGAGATAATGATAATGAGATAA
Proteins encoded in this window:
- the LOC129801072 gene encoding V-type proton ATPase subunit F 1-like; this translates as MSRSLDIESLESIIEGKLISVIADEDTIVGFLLGGIGEINENDDPNFMVVDKETSVSEIEKCFKEFLKREDIDIILITQNLAELIRHEIDTHTSLLPIVLEIPSKDNPYEPTKDPILCKAKELFGSDDLGDVEDEEDLDTIESASRG